In a single window of the Amycolatopsis sp. cg5 genome:
- a CDS encoding zinc-binding alcohol dehydrogenase, whose amino-acid sequence MTRQARAFWFNGSGRSEIRPVRLPEPRDGETLVRTLFTGVSRGTEALVFRGEVPENQYATMRAPFQEGDFPWPVKYGYLNVGVAETGPLAGRTVFCLYPHQTHYVVPDSALTPVPDSVPPERAVLAGTVETAVNAVWDAKPLIGDRIAVVGGGMVGASVAAVLAKFPGARVQLVDADPARAAIAAELGVGFADPKAALGECDLVVHASASEAGLETALGLLAPEGTVIELSWYGDRRVSVPLGEFFHSRRLTVRSSQVGTVARPDRTYAERMALALDLLADPVFDALITGESPFDELPSVLPRLASGEFPALCHRIDYRRDHASS is encoded by the coding sequence ATGACACGACAGGCAAGGGCCTTTTGGTTCAATGGATCTGGAAGAAGTGAGATCCGCCCTGTCCGGCTCCCCGAACCACGCGACGGCGAGACACTGGTCCGCACGCTGTTCACCGGGGTCAGCAGGGGAACCGAGGCGCTGGTCTTCCGTGGTGAGGTCCCCGAGAACCAGTACGCGACCATGCGCGCGCCGTTCCAGGAAGGTGACTTCCCGTGGCCGGTCAAATACGGCTACCTCAACGTCGGCGTCGCCGAAACCGGGCCGCTGGCAGGCCGGACCGTCTTCTGCCTCTATCCACATCAGACGCATTACGTCGTCCCCGACTCCGCGCTGACGCCCGTGCCGGACTCCGTCCCGCCGGAACGCGCCGTGCTCGCCGGCACGGTCGAGACCGCCGTCAACGCCGTCTGGGACGCGAAACCGCTGATCGGGGACCGGATCGCGGTCGTCGGCGGCGGAATGGTCGGCGCGAGCGTGGCCGCGGTGCTCGCGAAGTTCCCCGGCGCCAGGGTGCAGCTGGTCGACGCCGACCCGGCGCGCGCGGCCATCGCGGCCGAGCTGGGCGTCGGCTTCGCTGACCCGAAAGCCGCATTGGGGGAATGTGACCTCGTCGTGCACGCCAGCGCGTCCGAGGCGGGCCTGGAGACGGCGCTCGGCCTGCTCGCGCCGGAGGGCACGGTCATCGAGCTGAGCTGGTACGGCGACCGCCGGGTCAGCGTGCCGCTCGGCGAGTTCTTCCACTCACGGCGGCTGACCGTGCGCAGCAGCCAGGTCGGCACGGTCGCCCGCCCGGACCGGACGTACGCCGAGCGCATGGCACTCGCGCTCGACCTGCTCGCCGACCCGGTGTTCGACGCGCTGATCACCGGGGAAAGCCCGTTCGACGAGCTGCCGTCGGTGCTGCCGAGGCTGGCGAGCGGTGAGTTTCCTGCCCTCTGCCACCGGATTGACTACCGTCGTGATCATGCTTCCTCGTGA
- a CDS encoding creatininase family protein, producing MLPRDTTADVRARRATVAVLPVGSFEQHGPYLPLTTDTVIACAIAESIAAAYPVQLLPPITISCSQEHASWPGTVSISAKTLITVIENIAASLRLSGVENLVLVNGHGGNYVLRNIVQESRGRMVLFPGSHDWDTARTAAGIETSSYADMHAGELETSILLHAHPELLRPGFETSDHDSGQRPHLLTHGLAPYTESGVVGRPSLASARKGEDLLGALTSAFVDYLGLFDSPAEQHEHARQGGDQG from the coding sequence ATGCTTCCTCGTGACACCACGGCCGACGTGCGTGCCCGCCGGGCGACCGTCGCGGTGCTGCCGGTCGGCAGCTTCGAACAGCACGGCCCGTATCTGCCGCTGACCACGGACACCGTCATCGCGTGCGCCATCGCCGAGTCGATCGCGGCCGCGTACCCGGTCCAGCTGCTCCCGCCGATCACGATCTCGTGTTCGCAGGAGCACGCGTCCTGGCCGGGCACGGTGAGCATCTCGGCGAAAACGCTCATCACGGTCATCGAAAACATCGCCGCGTCGTTGCGGCTCTCCGGCGTCGAAAACCTGGTGCTGGTCAACGGGCACGGCGGCAACTACGTGCTGCGCAACATCGTGCAGGAGTCGCGCGGCCGGATGGTGTTGTTCCCCGGCAGCCACGACTGGGACACCGCGCGCACGGCCGCCGGGATCGAGACCTCGTCCTACGCCGACATGCACGCGGGCGAGCTGGAGACGTCGATCCTGCTGCACGCGCACCCTGAGCTGCTCCGGCCCGGCTTCGAGACGAGCGATCACGACAGTGGTCAACGCCCGCACCTGCTGACCCACGGCTTGGCGCCGTACACGGAGTCCGGCGTCGTCGGTCGGCCTTCGCTGGCGTCAGCCCGCAAAGGCGAGGACCTTCTCGGCGCGCTGACCAGTGCTTTCGTGGACTACCTCGGGCTGTTCGACTCGCCTGCGGAACAACACGAACACGCCAGGCAGGGCGGCGATCAGGGCTAG
- a CDS encoding SAM-dependent methyltransferase, with the protein MSFAPEWLALREQADADARSTELLDLLGETRLNRTPLVFRDLGCGTGSMGRWLGARLRVAPHWVLHDRDPRLLELAGASMIAGTVETREGDLTALRADDLAGTSLVTASALLDLLTRAEVNELASACVSAGVPALFTLSVTGKIEFARPEALDAEFEAAFNAHQRRAVDGRRLLGPDAVAAAAEAFADAEVHTRPSPWRLGGEQRALAAEWLRGWVGAAVEHEPGLAAEAPAYLRRRLAEGPQVSVGHTDLLAIPRTS; encoded by the coding sequence ATGAGCTTCGCACCAGAATGGCTCGCGCTGCGCGAGCAGGCCGACGCCGACGCCCGCTCGACCGAGCTGCTCGACCTGCTCGGCGAAACCCGATTGAACCGAACCCCCCTGGTCTTTCGTGACTTGGGTTGTGGAACGGGATCGATGGGACGCTGGCTCGGCGCGCGGCTGCGCGTCGCGCCGCACTGGGTGCTGCACGACCGTGACCCGCGCCTGCTCGAACTGGCCGGTGCGAGCATGATCGCGGGGACCGTGGAGACGCGTGAGGGCGACCTCACGGCGCTGCGCGCGGACGATCTCGCCGGCACCTCGCTGGTGACCGCGTCGGCGCTGCTCGACCTGCTCACGCGTGCCGAAGTGAACGAGTTGGCCTCGGCATGCGTATCAGCCGGTGTGCCAGCGCTGTTCACGCTCTCCGTCACGGGAAAGATCGAGTTCGCGCGCCCCGAGGCGCTCGACGCCGAGTTCGAAGCGGCGTTCAACGCACACCAGCGGCGTGCCGTCGACGGCAGGCGGCTGCTCGGTCCGGACGCCGTCGCGGCGGCGGCCGAGGCGTTCGCCGACGCCGAAGTCCACACCCGGCCGAGCCCGTGGCGGCTCGGCGGTGAGCAGCGGGCGCTGGCCGCGGAATGGCTGCGCGGCTGGGTCGGCGCCGCCGTCGAGCACGAGCCGGGCCTCGCCGCCGAAGCACCCGCCTACCTGCGGCGCAGGCTCGCCGAAGGCCCCCAGGTCTCGGTCGGCCACACCGACCTTCTAGCGATACCGAGGACGAGCTGA
- a CDS encoding glycosyltransferase family 4 protein, producing MEVVLPGGVDDPATPSGGNVYDRRLCERLDVRETAIPGSWPRPDARARGELAAALAGFPDGAVVLLDGLVACGVPEIVVPEAARLRLAVLVHLALADETGLEPALAAELDAKEREVLRAASAVIATGTAAARRLESHHGLREVHVVAPGVDPAPFARGTDGVSRLLCVASVTPRKGHDLLIEALASLADLPWHCVCVGPLRDTAHTQRVRELIARHGLGDRVELVGPLTGEPLGDAYAEADLFVLSSRAETYGMVVTEALARGIPVLASAVPDALGDGGVLVRPGALTSELRRWLTDSAHRDDLRAKAKRRRAELSTWDESAREMAEVLASLRA from the coding sequence ATCGAGGTCGTGCTGCCGGGCGGCGTCGACGATCCCGCCACGCCGAGCGGCGGCAACGTCTACGACCGGCGCCTGTGCGAGCGGCTGGACGTGCGCGAAACCGCCATTCCCGGCAGCTGGCCACGCCCTGACGCGCGGGCGCGTGGAGAACTGGCCGCGGCGCTCGCCGGGTTCCCGGACGGCGCGGTCGTGCTGCTCGACGGGCTCGTGGCCTGCGGTGTTCCCGAAATCGTTGTCCCTGAAGCCGCCAGACTCCGCCTGGCGGTGCTGGTTCATCTCGCGCTGGCCGATGAGACCGGTCTGGAGCCAGCGCTTGCCGCCGAGCTGGACGCGAAGGAGCGCGAGGTCCTGCGAGCCGCGAGCGCGGTCATCGCGACCGGCACGGCGGCGGCGCGGCGGCTGGAAAGCCACCACGGCCTGCGCGAGGTCCACGTTGTCGCGCCCGGCGTCGACCCCGCGCCGTTCGCCCGGGGCACCGACGGCGTCTCACGGCTGCTGTGCGTCGCTTCGGTGACCCCGCGTAAGGGTCACGACCTGCTGATCGAAGCGCTGGCGTCGCTCGCCGACCTGCCGTGGCATTGCGTCTGCGTCGGACCGCTGCGCGACACCGCGCACACGCAGCGCGTCCGCGAGCTGATCGCGCGGCACGGCCTCGGCGACCGCGTCGAGCTGGTCGGCCCGCTCACCGGCGAACCTCTCGGCGACGCCTACGCCGAAGCCGATCTTTTCGTGCTCTCCTCCCGTGCGGAGACCTACGGCATGGTCGTCACCGAGGCGCTCGCCCGCGGCATTCCCGTGCTCGCCAGTGCCGTGCCCGACGCGCTCGGTGACGGCGGCGTTCTCGTCCGGCCGGGTGCGCTGACCAGCGAACTTCGCCGCTGGCTGACCGATTCCGCACATCGGGACGACCTGCGGGCGAAGGCGAAACGACGTCGAGCCGAACTGTCCACATGGGACGAATCCGCCCGCGAAATGGCCGAGGTGCTGGCTAGTCTGCGGGCATGA
- a CDS encoding 6-pyruvoyl tetrahydropterin synthase family protein — translation MFSVTVRDHVMIAHSFRGEVFGPAQRLHGATFVVDARFKRPELDADNIVVDIGLATVELGKVLAGFNYRNLDEVPAFAGTNTSTEYLAKYIADRLADLVHDGTLGEGARGLSAIEVTLHESHVAWAGYERAL, via the coding sequence TTGTTCAGCGTCACCGTTCGCGATCACGTGATGATCGCCCACAGCTTCCGCGGCGAGGTCTTCGGTCCGGCCCAGCGTCTACATGGTGCAACGTTCGTAGTGGACGCTCGGTTCAAACGGCCGGAACTCGATGCGGACAACATCGTCGTCGACATCGGACTGGCCACTGTGGAGCTCGGCAAGGTGCTCGCCGGGTTCAACTATCGCAACCTGGACGAAGTACCCGCTTTCGCGGGGACAAACACTTCGACCGAGTACCTCGCGAAGTACATCGCCGACCGGCTCGCCGACCTGGTGCACGACGGCACACTCGGCGAGGGCGCGCGCGGGCTCTCCGCGATCGAGGTCACGCTGCACGAGTCGCACGTCGCCTGGGCCGGCTACGAACGCGCGCTGTGA